A window of the Lactuca sativa cultivar Salinas chromosome 5, Lsat_Salinas_v11, whole genome shotgun sequence genome harbors these coding sequences:
- the LOC111877206 gene encoding formyltetrahydrofolate deformylase 1, mitochondrial, with translation MNGFFPLEFVFDPIKWQRKQMNEDLLDLSKMFNAIKSLVRVPSVDPKYKIALLASKQDHCLVDLLHAWQDGKLPVQISSVISNHDRVGNTHVMRFLERHEIPYHYLSKSKEKNVEDEILGLVEDTDFLVLARYMQVLSGNFLKRYGKDVINIHHGLLPSFKGGNPSRQAFEAGVKLIGATTHFVTEELDGGPIIEQMVERVSHKDNLLSFIQKSENLEKQCLMKAIKSYCDTCLNRETVVDFD, from the exons ATGAATGGATTTTTTCCCCT TGAGTTTGTGTTCGACCCAATTAAATGGCAGCGGAAGCAAATGAACGAGGACTTACTTGACCTATCAAAGATGTTCAATGCAATTAAATCGCTTGTTCGAGTGCCTTCTGTAGACCCCAAATATAAAATTGCTCTTCTTGCTTCTAAGcag GACCATTGTCTTGTTGATCTACTGCATGCTTGGCAAGATGGAAAACTTCCGGTTCAGATAAGCTCTGTAATCAG CAATCATGATAGGGTGGGGAATACCCATGTGATGCGGTTCCTTGAAAGACATGAGATTCCATATCATTATCTGTCCAAGTCAAAGGAGAAGAATGTAGAAGATGAGATATTGGGGTTGGTTGAAGATACAGATTTCTTGGTCCTTGCTAGATACATGCAG GTGTTGTCTGGAAACTTTTTGAAAAGATATGGGAAGGATGTGATCAACATACATCATGGCTTATTGCCATCATTCAAGGGAGGAAATCCATCTAGGCAG GCTTTTGAAGCTGGGGTCAAATTGATTGGTGCCACAACCCATTTTGTCACGGAGGAGCTTGATGGGGGCCCAATCATTGAGCAGATG GTTGAGAGAGTCTCGCACAAGGATAATTTGCTGAGTTTTATTCAGAAATCTGAGAATCTTGAAAAACAATGCCTTATGAAGGCAATCAAGTCATATTGTGATACTTGTTTAAATAGGGAaactgttgttgattttgattga